One window from the genome of Anopheles coluzzii chromosome X, AcolN3, whole genome shotgun sequence encodes:
- the LOC120956498 gene encoding larval cuticle protein 1, with product MFRFVLLSTLLVAATAQYNGGYHRDPKTAAILSEQRYQSGDGKFGAAYTQEDGTDFKEETDEQGNRRGSYSYVDPTGQRRTISYVAGKNGFQASGDHLPVAPPAPPQPAPQPQYQPQPQYQPQPQYNGGRSYDDDGQYDPRWNDPNFSQNQYSAPAPAPAPAPVHNYHAAPVAPVAPVPQYNQHNYAPQPQAAPAWTTTPAPHRFQPPGKLQLNRTPDGYSYTFNKV from the exons ATGTTCAGATTT GTGCTCCTATCAACGCTGCTGGTCGCCGCGACGGCCCAGTACAACGGTGGCTACCACCGCGACCCGAAGACGGCCGCCATCCTGAGCGAGCAGCGGTACCAGTCCGGGGACGGCAAGTTCGGTGCCGCCTACACGCAGGAGGACGGTACGGACTTCAAGGAGGAGACGGACGAGCAAGGTAACCGCCGCGGCTCGTACAGCTACGTTGACCCGACCGGCCAGCGACGCACCATCTCCTACGTGGCGGGCAAGAATGG CTTCCAGGCGTCCGGTGACCATCTGCCGGTAGCGCCGCCAGCACCGCCACAGCCGGCCCCGCAGCCCCAGTACCAGCCGCAGCCGCAGTACCAACCGCAGCCGCAGTACAACGGTGGCCGCagctacgacgacgacggccagTACGATCCGCGCTGGAACGACCCCAACTTCAGCCAGAACCAGTACTCGGCCCCGGCCCCTGCCCCTGCCCCGGCCCCGGTCCACAACTATCATGCCGCCCCGGTGGCTCCGGTCGCGCCCGTGCCCCAGTACAACCAGCACAACTACGCTCCGCAGCCCCAGGCGGCCCCGGCCTGGACTACTACGCCCGCACCGCACCGCTTCCAGCCGCCAGGCAAGCTGCAGCTGAACCGAACCCCGGACGGCTACAGCTACACCTTCAACAAGGTTTAG